In the Gammaproteobacteria bacterium genome, one interval contains:
- a CDS encoding hypothetical protein (Evidence 5 : Unknown function): MTDFTSVHPRLISPENSRFTAVLGHRLACAKSSLGGLYRSTRITSGPTARSNFTLTTARRVLRDLPGLLNTTPTLAMTSDYREFNGETTDHTAVAPSAPFHYATGLRGRPPSLESFEVKIASHQQSHQFIRRSVKN, translated from the coding sequence GTGACTGATTTTACCTCGGTCCATCCTCGGCTCATCAGTCCAGAGAATTCGCGATTCACAGCGGTCCTCGGTCATCGACTAGCTTGTGCTAAATCGAGCCTCGGTGGCTTGTACCGCTCCACGCGCATAACGTCCGGGCCTACCGCCCGTAGCAACTTTACGTTGACAACCGCCCGGCGGGTTTTACGTGATCTTCCGGGTCTTCTTAACACAACCCCTACCCTAGCCATGACCTCAGACTATCGCGAATTCAACGGCGAAACCACCGATCACACTGCCGTGGCGCCCTCTGCTCCGTTTCACTACGCAACCGGGCTGCGGGGTCGTCCTCCATCCTTGGAGTCCTTCGAGGTAAAAATTGCAAGTCATCAACAATCCCATCAATTTATTCGTAGGAGTGTCAAAAATTAA
- a CDS encoding protein O-GlcNAc transferase translates to MIQSPSEAQDNPLLTAITLQQQGKLVEAEALFRRILSVAPTEQHTLYSLAVILLNSERHAEALRFTTIGVAANPDFAPLWFAHGSAQHVLHLRKEALASYDQALVINPQYIEVLINSGALLRDMYRHHEALERFRRVLDIDPDYESALGNYGILLTEFKLGQQAVAAFERLLKKNPDYPYGIGLLCYERLHLCDWTDLEVMTRQITDGIREGRRTCKTLGYMALSDAADDHFRCAEIFARSQYPKRHEPLWRGERYRHERLRLAYVSPDLREHPVGHLMAGIIETHDKTRFETIAISIGIDDGSRIRARMIAAFEHFIDAKDMSALEIAELMRRMEVDIAVDLAGYTSDSRAEIFLHRPAPIQVNYLGYPGTMALDCYDYIITDRTVLPEEHQPWYTEKPLYLDHCYLPIAAGIEIAAPLARSAYGLPNDGFIFCAFSHDYKIHPQLFDIWMQLLKSSPDSILWLMSREEVSQRNLHREAEARGVSPERLVFAARVPQVEDHLARYRVADLFLDTWPYNAHTTAADALLAGLPVITYQGGAFSARVAASLLKTLGLDQLVTYSLNEYFNLANHLTHDHNRLRELREKLSPVALRGHPFLGGSFTRSLEKALQSIAISLPRATPILQPPAGMDTIKVAFCADNTYIQHLGVALASLWMHNDARKICVYLCSSRLDPAESEKLSAIARTFGTEIVFRQIPDERISAFPLFHAAYYRILLADLLPEEDKVIYLDCDLIVEADLSALWNIDLSNHGCGGVDEYNHGGQLGGTNLDSDFDINSAVLVFNLTYWRNHSITAKCLEWLQANPQKTIPFNQQAINAALRHQKIRIDQKWNVNPIYIEDINVLARQPQRILHFGGSIKPWHKCYNFEIQAIYRKYLNLTPWAAGFSPGEPNNAEQACLVANQLFQSSDFFGACRYYHQVITFYLNFHSLDSKLLLDCINGGHRHFNQQDYVSACEHYRSCVEYWGLNG, encoded by the coding sequence ATGATCCAGTCTCCCTCGGAAGCCCAGGATAATCCATTGCTGACGGCGATCACGCTTCAGCAACAGGGAAAACTCGTCGAAGCGGAGGCATTATTCCGCCGGATTCTTAGTGTTGCCCCGACCGAGCAGCACACTCTATATTCCCTGGCGGTAATCCTGCTGAACTCGGAGCGCCACGCTGAAGCCCTGCGCTTCACGACTATTGGCGTTGCAGCCAATCCTGATTTCGCCCCTCTTTGGTTTGCCCATGGCAGCGCGCAGCATGTACTCCACCTTCGGAAAGAAGCACTTGCCAGTTACGATCAAGCCTTGGTCATCAATCCTCAGTATATTGAGGTATTAATCAATAGTGGCGCACTGCTGCGCGATATGTATCGTCACCACGAAGCGCTCGAGCGCTTCCGGCGCGTCCTTGACATTGACCCCGACTACGAGAGCGCATTGGGCAACTATGGCATATTGCTCACCGAGTTCAAACTTGGTCAACAGGCCGTGGCAGCATTTGAACGACTGCTGAAAAAGAATCCAGATTATCCTTACGGTATTGGTCTACTCTGCTACGAGCGTCTGCACCTTTGCGATTGGACCGATCTTGAGGTGATGACTCGCCAAATTACCGATGGCATCCGCGAAGGTCGCAGAACCTGTAAGACGCTTGGCTACATGGCCCTCTCCGACGCTGCGGATGACCATTTTCGTTGCGCTGAAATCTTCGCCAGAAGTCAGTATCCCAAGCGGCATGAGCCACTGTGGCGCGGTGAACGTTATCGCCATGAGCGTTTGCGTCTGGCTTATGTCTCGCCTGACCTACGCGAGCATCCGGTTGGCCACCTGATGGCGGGGATTATCGAAACCCATGACAAAACGCGCTTTGAAACCATCGCTATTTCCATTGGCATTGATGACGGCAGTCGTATTCGCGCGCGCATGATCGCGGCCTTTGAACACTTCATCGATGCCAAGGATATGTCGGCACTTGAAATTGCCGAACTCATGCGTCGCATGGAAGTGGATATTGCCGTTGATCTCGCTGGTTACACCTCCGACTCGCGCGCTGAGATTTTTCTCCATCGCCCAGCGCCGATCCAAGTCAACTATCTCGGCTATCCTGGCACCATGGCCCTGGATTGTTACGACTACATTATCACCGACCGCACGGTACTGCCTGAGGAACACCAGCCCTGGTACACGGAAAAACCCCTCTATCTCGATCACTGTTACTTGCCCATCGCTGCAGGAATTGAAATTGCCGCGCCGCTGGCACGCAGTGCTTACGGGTTGCCCAATGATGGGTTCATCTTTTGTGCCTTTAGTCATGACTATAAGATTCATCCGCAGCTGTTCGACATTTGGATGCAGCTGCTGAAATCCAGTCCCGACAGCATCTTGTGGCTGATGTCGCGCGAGGAAGTCTCTCAGCGCAACCTGCACAGGGAGGCCGAGGCCAGGGGCGTTTCGCCCGAACGATTGGTATTCGCGGCCCGGGTGCCGCAAGTGGAAGATCATCTGGCGCGTTACCGCGTTGCTGATCTCTTTCTCGATACCTGGCCCTACAATGCACATACAACCGCCGCCGATGCCCTGCTCGCGGGACTTCCAGTCATTACCTATCAGGGCGGTGCCTTCTCCGCACGAGTCGCCGCCAGTTTGCTAAAAACCCTTGGCCTTGATCAGCTCGTTACTTATTCGCTCAACGAATACTTCAATCTTGCCAATCATCTCACCCATGACCACAACCGATTGCGGGAGTTACGGGAAAAGCTGTCACCGGTTGCCCTACGTGGTCATCCTTTTCTCGGAGGCTCTTTCACGCGCTCGCTGGAAAAAGCGCTGCAAAGCATCGCCATTTCGCTACCGCGCGCCACGCCTATCCTTCAACCACCCGCAGGCATGGATACTATCAAGGTTGCCTTCTGCGCCGACAACACCTACATCCAGCATCTCGGTGTGGCGCTGGCCTCTTTATGGATGCACAACGACGCGAGGAAGATCTGCGTTTACCTCTGTTCGTCCCGGCTCGACCCGGCGGAAAGCGAAAAATTATCTGCCATCGCTCGAACCTTCGGCACCGAAATAGTGTTTCGGCAGATCCCCGACGAGCGGATTTCCGCTTTTCCACTGTTCCACGCCGCCTATTATCGCATCCTGCTTGCTGACCTCCTCCCCGAAGAAGATAAGGTCATTTATCTCGATTGCGATTTAATAGTGGAAGCGGACTTGAGCGCGCTATGGAATATCGATCTTTCCAATCACGGCTGCGGGGGCGTGGATGAGTACAACCATGGCGGCCAGTTGGGCGGCACCAACCTTGACTCCGACTTTGACATCAATTCCGCTGTGCTGGTGTTTAATCTTACCTATTGGCGTAATCACAGCATCACTGCTAAATGCCTGGAGTGGTTGCAGGCCAATCCACAAAAAACTATCCCATTTAACCAACAAGCTATCAACGCAGCGCTAAGGCATCAAAAAATACGCATTGACCAAAAATGGAACGTAAATCCGATTTACATTGAAGATATCAATGTGCTGGCGCGGCAACCACAGCGTATCCTTCACTTCGGCGGTTCCATAAAGCCTTGGCATAAGTGTTACAATTTTGAGATCCAGGCGATCTACCGTAAATACCTGAACCTTACGCCATGGGCCGCCGGCTTCAGTCCTGGTGAACCAAACAACGCGGAACAGGCCTGCTTAGTGGCGAATCAGTTATTTCAAAGCAGCGATTTTTTCGGCGCTTGTCGGTATTACCATCAGGTAATCACCTTTTATCTCAATTTTCACTCCCTGGATTCCAAACTGTTGTTAGATTGCATCAATGGCGGCCACCGCCATTTCAATCAACAGGATTACGTTAGCGCCTGCGAGCATTACCGATCCTGCGTCGAATATTGGGGTTTAAACGGCTAA
- a CDS encoding DUF3373 domain-containing protein — translation MRFLKKSIGGMVMTASISAIMIPIPSLSADQTALTRKIESLSRQLEEIKQQMQDLRRQESENTSRVTTVEQKTLNTEQKVRGVEKKTQETAKSSPIEISGDYRFRFDSLKATSAPYIAFPDAMQSMMIGTMPPVQNSRDYKNSSLLTNRLGLNVKVKATEDVTLKARLLMYKIWGHGTTGPVTGDFFGDRFSFFDGHFDGNSGHIPEDDSLRVDQAYATWSGIGGSSLWFSVGRRPSTGGIPTNVRQNIEKGASETAGVPGLLIDYAFDGATLGIAPEISMLPGAYAKFCFGRGFESGMSQNKNLKDVNFAGINITPYVTDNLRVELQWDRAYNIFAYPEYKFGQTSGFGPNQNLGDIDQFGISAIGKLENLGPGDLTLFASGAASKTHPSNGLITMATGTDAQGNPTTMPVAGLMYDYGEAKESKTGTAFYIGGRYDLKSINTKFGLEYNHGSKNWVAFAPASDDMWTAKQGVHGNVYEVYVIHELNSKPISKFGKAQFRLGYQHYDFKYTGSNNWVGSPKNIDDINAQMFTPIKDADDIYLTFDVMF, via the coding sequence ATGCGTTTTCTGAAAAAATCGATTGGTGGTATGGTCATGACTGCGTCAATCAGCGCCATCATGATACCAATCCCCTCATTATCCGCAGATCAGACGGCTCTAACGAGAAAGATAGAATCGTTATCGAGGCAGCTGGAAGAAATCAAACAACAAATGCAGGACTTGCGCCGGCAGGAATCTGAAAACACGTCACGGGTAACCACAGTTGAACAAAAAACTCTGAATACCGAACAAAAAGTACGCGGCGTCGAAAAAAAGACCCAGGAAACGGCTAAATCTAGTCCAATTGAGATTAGTGGAGATTATCGTTTCCGTTTCGATTCGTTGAAAGCAACCAGCGCGCCTTACATTGCATTCCCAGATGCAATGCAATCGATGATGATCGGAACAATGCCTCCCGTTCAAAACTCCCGGGATTATAAAAATAGTTCCCTGCTGACGAATCGATTAGGCTTAAACGTGAAGGTCAAAGCTACTGAAGATGTGACCCTGAAAGCCAGGTTATTAATGTATAAAATTTGGGGGCACGGAACTACCGGGCCAGTGACAGGAGATTTCTTTGGTGACCGATTCTCTTTTTTTGACGGACATTTTGACGGAAATTCTGGCCACATTCCGGAAGACGATAGCCTTCGGGTAGATCAGGCCTATGCAACTTGGTCAGGCATCGGTGGATCTTCCCTCTGGTTTTCTGTGGGACGTAGACCTTCGACCGGAGGTATTCCTACAAATGTGAGGCAAAATATTGAAAAAGGTGCCTCGGAAACCGCTGGTGTTCCTGGTTTATTAATTGACTATGCCTTTGACGGAGCTACGCTTGGCATCGCACCAGAAATTTCGATGTTACCAGGTGCTTATGCAAAATTCTGTTTTGGTAGGGGATTTGAGAGCGGGATGAGTCAAAACAAAAATTTAAAAGATGTTAATTTTGCTGGCATCAATATCACGCCCTATGTCACCGATAATCTTCGTGTCGAGTTGCAATGGGATCGGGCCTACAATATTTTTGCCTATCCTGAATATAAATTTGGACAAACTTCTGGTTTTGGTCCAAACCAAAATCTTGGAGATATCGATCAATTCGGTATTAGTGCGATTGGAAAACTTGAGAATCTCGGTCCTGGCGATTTGACATTATTCGCAAGTGGCGCAGCGAGTAAAACTCATCCAAGTAATGGTCTCATAACGATGGCTACTGGAACGGATGCCCAAGGTAATCCAACTACGATGCCAGTGGCCGGACTCATGTATGACTATGGTGAAGCCAAGGAAAGTAAGACCGGAACTGCCTTTTATATCGGTGGGCGTTATGACCTAAAGTCAATTAATACTAAATTTGGCTTGGAATACAACCATGGTTCGAAAAATTGGGTTGCCTTCGCGCCCGCGTCGGATGATATGTGGACTGCCAAGCAAGGGGTTCATGGCAATGTGTATGAGGTATACGTCATTCATGAGCTGAACTCAAAACCCATTTCGAAATTTGGCAAGGCTCAATTTCGGCTTGGCTATCAGCATTATGACTTTAAGTACACGGGTAGTAATAATTGGGTAGGTTCTCCCAAGAATATCGATGACATCAACGCTCAAATGTTTACTCCGATTAAAGACGCAGATGATATCTATCTGACTTTTGACGTGATGTTCTAA
- a CDS encoding exported hypothetical protein (Evidence 5 : Unknown function), which yields MNMQRASNSNMIVMILFSCLLFGNTAMAEEKVLVRGEIKAYNLEARTLSVVVEGSKEEMMFLIKDSKALGMLDDQLFVGDKVRLRYTVNDGRNIINSAQDLKSTRPGC from the coding sequence ATGAACATGCAGCGTGCAAGTAACTCCAACATGATTGTAATGATTTTGTTTAGTTGTTTATTATTTGGAAACACGGCAATGGCCGAGGAAAAAGTCCTGGTTAGAGGAGAAATCAAGGCATATAATCTGGAAGCACGGACGCTATCAGTTGTCGTGGAGGGCAGTAAAGAAGAAATGATGTTCCTTATAAAGGATTCAAAAGCATTAGGAATGTTGGACGACCAGTTGTTCGTTGGCGACAAAGTACGACTGCGCTATACCGTGAATGATGGCAGGAATATCATCAATAGTGCTCAAGATTTGAAAAGCACCCGGCCTGGTTGTTAA
- a CDS encoding methyl-accepting chemotaxis protein yields the protein MVSPTSSNYFSSPWLWTPIANNVVAAVAVAVAGGGSPASILVAIFFLLIGGVLGTWLTRYSAEELTAAQEAAIETTTETLSDDCRSVADLERICLEVLPIFSRQVETSRAQTEEAITDLSRRFAAIVERLEQSLSSSRTSTEQFTDNHIHHGKVGGGLFSQSETRLTSVVRALEGTVTDKNRILAEVHRLTDQMDALNQMALDVKKIADHTNLLALNAAIEAARAGSYGGGFGVVADEVRRLSRQSGETGKHMGEQVAALHNAVGAALAAAEESAHREGQMVAGAEGSIHQVLADFREFTERLESSASELRTSSAGIRKEIEDVLVALQFQDRTSQILALVCKNIDSLYNQVLTHTKTREQGGKAPPIDIRDWLAHMELSYTTWEQRRDHRSNKSGVEPGDKSNSGGNSTSNITFF from the coding sequence ATGGTCTCTCCAACATCATCCAATTATTTTTCTTCTCCTTGGCTATGGACTCCCATTGCTAATAACGTGGTTGCCGCCGTAGCAGTAGCAGTGGCAGGGGGGGGTAGCCCTGCGAGCATCCTTGTTGCCATCTTTTTTTTGCTGATAGGTGGTGTGCTAGGAACGTGGCTGACCCGCTATAGCGCGGAGGAGCTGACCGCCGCTCAAGAAGCTGCGATTGAAACCACAACCGAGACGCTAAGTGATGACTGCCGCAGCGTGGCCGATCTGGAGCGAATCTGTCTCGAAGTGTTGCCAATCTTCTCGCGTCAAGTCGAAACTTCGCGCGCGCAAACTGAGGAAGCAATTACCGATCTCTCGCGTCGGTTCGCCGCGATTGTTGAACGTCTGGAGCAGTCTCTCTCCAGCTCCAGGACTTCGACGGAGCAATTTACCGATAACCATATTCATCATGGGAAAGTAGGAGGAGGACTGTTCTCACAGAGCGAAACCCGACTTACCAGCGTGGTCCGTGCCCTTGAGGGAACCGTAACCGACAAAAATCGCATCTTGGCCGAGGTCCATCGACTCACCGATCAGATGGACGCCTTGAATCAGATGGCGCTGGATGTCAAAAAAATAGCTGACCATACCAATCTCCTTGCCCTCAACGCCGCTATTGAGGCAGCCCGTGCCGGATCTTATGGCGGTGGCTTTGGCGTGGTCGCCGATGAGGTTCGCCGACTCTCGCGTCAATCTGGAGAGACCGGCAAGCATATGGGTGAACAAGTCGCTGCCCTACATAACGCGGTCGGCGCGGCCTTGGCCGCCGCCGAAGAATCAGCGCATCGGGAAGGGCAGATGGTCGCGGGAGCGGAAGGATCGATCCACCAGGTATTGGCTGATTTTCGTGAATTTACCGAACGTCTGGAATCCTCCGCATCGGAATTGCGCACGAGCAGTGCAGGAATTCGCAAAGAAATTGAGGATGTGCTAGTTGCGCTGCAATTCCAGGATCGTACTAGCCAAATCCTTGCGCTGGTGTGTAAAAATATCGATTCCCTTTATAATCAGGTTCTAACCCATACCAAGACGCGCGAACAAGGGGGTAAGGCTCCGCCAATTGATATCCGCGACTGGCTTGCCCACATGGAACTCAGCTATACCACCTGGGAGCAGCGCCGTGATCATCGCAGCAACAAGAGTGGCGTCGAGCCTGGCGATAAGTCCAATAGTGGAGGTAATTCAACCTCCAACATCACCTTCTTCTAA
- a CDS encoding Cytochrome P460, which yields MKISKNFAIFLLFPAAVPCVENSPNGISFPADYKDWRVISTIHRTDSETLRVIIGNDVAINALRQGKTRPWPDGAMIAKVAWRIKHRADWQIAIVPDKFVDIGFMIKESKKFAATGGWGFAQWAGRKLMPYGDDADFTRECFGCHTLAKDNDYVFVEPAIMP from the coding sequence ATGAAGATATCAAAAAATTTTGCTATTTTTTTATTGTTCCCCGCTGCCGTTCCTTGCGTGGAAAATTCTCCCAACGGAATTTCCTTTCCCGCTGACTATAAGGACTGGCGCGTCATCAGCACCATCCATCGTACTGATAGTGAAACTCTTCGGGTTATTATTGGTAACGATGTGGCCATTAACGCATTGCGTCAAGGAAAAACCAGACCCTGGCCAGATGGCGCGATGATTGCCAAAGTAGCGTGGCGAATCAAGCACCGTGCCGATTGGCAGATCGCCATAGTACCCGACAAGTTCGTCGATATTGGTTTCATGATTAAAGAAAGTAAAAAATTTGCCGCGACTGGCGGTTGGGGATTCGCGCAGTGGGCGGGAAGAAAGCTGATGCCCTATGGTGACGATGCGGATTTCACACGAGAATGTTTCGGATGTCACACACTGGCAAAGGACAATGATTACGTTTTCGTTGAACCCGCGATTATGCCTTAA
- the parE gene encoding DNA topoisomerase IV subunit B, translated as MMNDTYNAAAIEVLSGLDPVRRRPGMYTQTERPNHLAQEVIDNAVDEALAGFATRIEVTLYADGSLSVADNGRGMPVDLHPEEGVSGVEVILTRLHAGGKFSGNSYHFSGGLHGVGVSVVNALSQRLDAWVRRGGREYHIAFADGAKVAELTVVGAARATGTTVRFWPDPQFFDNPKFLLSHLRHLLRAKAVLCRGLVVRLRDETQPVPEQQEWCYDQGLESYLREELGDQETLPEPPFIGSFQGNEQVAEWAVVWHPEADAAILTESYVNLVPTSQGGTHVNGLRTGLLEGLREFCNFRNLLPRGVKISPEDVWERVSHVLSVKLREPQFTGQTKERLSSRGCAAFVAGVAKDAFSLWLHQHTEQGERIAELAIGAAVARLKAARKVSRKKITLGPALPGKLADCISQEPARTELFLVEGDSAGGSAKQARDRETQAILPLRGKILNTWEVEPSEVLASREVHDIAVAIGVDPGSDQMAGLRYGKICILADADSDGAHIATLLCALFLRHFRPLVAEGHIYVAMPPLYRVDIGHDVYYALDEGEKQGILERIAAERKKGKINVQRFKGLGEMNPLQLRETTLDPDTRRLVRLTLDDSNATIAFLDLLLARGRAADRRQWLEAKGNLATVG; from the coding sequence ATGATGAACGATACCTACAACGCGGCTGCTATTGAAGTCCTGTCGGGCCTGGATCCCGTGCGCCGCCGCCCCGGAATGTATACCCAGACCGAACGCCCCAACCATCTTGCTCAGGAAGTCATTGACAATGCAGTAGATGAGGCGTTGGCGGGCTTTGCCACCCGTATCGAAGTCACGCTCTACGCCGACGGCTCGCTTTCTGTAGCCGACAATGGTCGCGGAATGCCGGTGGACCTTCATCCCGAAGAAGGCGTGTCGGGCGTTGAGGTAATTCTGACCCGCCTTCATGCGGGCGGAAAATTTTCAGGAAATTCCTATCATTTTTCCGGTGGACTCCACGGTGTTGGCGTATCTGTTGTCAACGCACTTTCCCAACGCCTGGATGCCTGGGTGCGGCGCGGTGGACGCGAATACCATATCGCCTTTGCGGATGGTGCCAAAGTCGCAGAATTGACCGTGGTGGGCGCGGCACGCGCTACCGGAACTACGGTACGCTTCTGGCCTGATCCACAATTCTTTGATAACCCGAAGTTTTTGCTATCGCACCTGCGTCATTTACTCCGCGCCAAGGCAGTGCTGTGCCGTGGCCTCGTGGTACGCCTTCGTGATGAAACTCAGCCCGTGCCCGAACAGCAAGAATGGTGCTATGACCAGGGCCTGGAATCCTATCTGCGTGAGGAACTGGGTGATCAAGAGACCCTGCCCGAACCACCTTTTATTGGTAGTTTTCAAGGTAATGAACAAGTTGCCGAGTGGGCGGTGGTGTGGCATCCCGAGGCGGATGCTGCAATCCTGACGGAGAGCTACGTCAATCTTGTTCCCACCAGCCAGGGTGGAACCCATGTCAACGGCCTGCGCACCGGACTACTGGAGGGTTTGCGCGAATTCTGCAATTTTCGCAACCTCTTGCCACGCGGAGTAAAAATCTCTCCTGAGGATGTCTGGGAACGGGTTAGCCATGTTCTTTCAGTCAAGCTGCGTGAGCCACAATTCACCGGTCAAACTAAAGAACGGCTATCCTCGCGGGGCTGTGCCGCTTTTGTCGCCGGAGTCGCCAAAGATGCTTTTAGCTTATGGCTGCACCAACACACCGAGCAGGGAGAACGCATTGCTGAATTAGCCATTGGAGCGGCTGTAGCGCGTCTCAAGGCGGCACGCAAGGTATCGCGCAAAAAAATCACCTTGGGTCCGGCGCTGCCGGGCAAATTGGCTGACTGCATTTCTCAGGAACCGGCACGTACCGAATTATTTCTGGTCGAGGGCGATTCGGCGGGTGGTTCCGCGAAACAAGCGCGTGACCGCGAAACGCAAGCCATCCTGCCGTTGCGCGGTAAAATTTTAAATACCTGGGAGGTTGAGCCTAGCGAGGTTCTGGCCTCCCGCGAGGTCCACGATATTGCCGTAGCCATCGGCGTGGACCCAGGCTCCGATCAGATGGCAGGATTGCGCTACGGCAAAATCTGCATCCTGGCGGATGCAGATTCCGACGGTGCGCATATCGCCACTTTGTTGTGCGCCCTTTTCTTACGTCATTTTCGGCCATTAGTGGCCGAAGGGCATATCTATGTCGCAATGCCGCCGCTTTACCGCGTCGATATTGGCCATGATGTTTATTACGCCCTTGACGAGGGAGAAAAGCAGGGCATTTTAGAACGCATTGCCGCCGAAAGAAAAAAAGGAAAAATTAATGTTCAACGCTTCAAGGGGCTGGGAGAAATGAATCCACTACAACTACGCGAAACCACTCTCGATCCCGATACTCGACGCCTGGTACGGCTTACCTTAGACGATAGCAACGCGACAATCGCCTTTCTTGATTTGCTTCTCGCTCGCGGACGCGCCGCAGATCGTCGTCAATGGTTAGAAGCCAAGGGTAATTTGGCGACAGTGGGTTAA
- a CDS encoding two-component system, chemotaxis family, chemotaxis protein CheY: MSKTILIVDDSASIRQVSSISLKGAGYEVLEAGDGKAGLGKLDGRKVHLIITDINMPVMDGITFIKEVKKLPAYRFTPIMVLTTESEENKKAQGREAGAKAWVIKPFQPAQILEAVAKLILP; this comes from the coding sequence ATGTCAAAAACTATTCTTATTGTTGATGATTCGGCCTCAATTCGGCAGGTATCCAGTATTTCCTTAAAAGGGGCGGGCTACGAAGTATTGGAAGCCGGGGACGGTAAAGCGGGCCTGGGAAAACTCGATGGACGCAAGGTGCATCTAATTATTACCGACATCAATATGCCTGTGATGGACGGGATTACTTTTATTAAAGAAGTCAAGAAACTTCCTGCCTATCGTTTTACTCCCATCATGGTTCTCACCACCGAGTCTGAAGAAAACAAAAAGGCGCAAGGCCGAGAGGCTGGTGCCAAGGCGTGGGTGATTAAGCCCTTCCAACCTGCTCAAATCCTTGAGGCAGTTGCCAAGCTGATTCTGCCTTAA
- a CDS encoding Sulf_transp domain-containing protein — protein sequence MNLLSISRSFFTQQWPFWLGGFFVGFSEILFYVRYDKFIGVTTGFAQLYAVSEKYVFHIDWVGRVYEPGVQWVILGAIAGARLVAVLENESRAWVQYHWRMLALAFIGGIFFSFGTRLAAGCTTHHFIGGLASMSIASWIVLLTGVPFAFLAFQMATWMGMGGYFRHQETRAIASLYCHDSEHPQPGYNPAYQPRQDLFRWLMNIFFFMFLGTPLYFAFFTSEIEGGISEMGWNPIAWMVLCGGLLGIGIAKCGFGTECAVMAPESIFTKPEFYRARGVPLSTYRLFRGMLPFQGFMMAIVIFNLFILFSWLTGHGAIPNASRKYGLYWGHFLGGPLLAMGAVFMIGCEVRTYARLGLGYGTALAALPGFYVGYLPYTLFQDQIDAVAFSQGLTKYITLPQWMAATLGGSEALWSIVYSLFLVSLLVFSFEGGRRFFRISLSRLLRSNTDELVYHSST from the coding sequence ATGAACCTATTATCAATTTCAAGATCATTTTTTACCCAGCAATGGCCATTTTGGCTTGGCGGATTTTTTGTTGGATTTTCAGAAATTTTATTTTATGTTCGTTACGATAAATTTATTGGGGTCACTACGGGTTTTGCTCAATTATACGCGGTTAGTGAGAAATATGTATTTCACATTGATTGGGTGGGTCGAGTCTATGAACCAGGTGTCCAATGGGTGATCTTAGGCGCGATAGCAGGCGCGCGCCTAGTTGCGGTGCTGGAAAATGAATCACGAGCCTGGGTTCAATATCATTGGCGGATGTTGGCGCTGGCATTTATTGGCGGAATATTCTTTTCCTTTGGTACTCGACTCGCAGCAGGTTGCACCACACATCATTTTATTGGTGGATTAGCCTCAATGAGTATCGCAAGCTGGATAGTTTTATTAACTGGTGTTCCTTTTGCTTTTCTGGCTTTTCAGATGGCGACCTGGATGGGGATGGGTGGTTATTTCCGTCACCAGGAAACTCGCGCGATTGCTAGTCTTTATTGTCATGATTCAGAACATCCCCAACCAGGTTATAACCCTGCGTATCAGCCTAGACAAGATCTTTTTCGGTGGCTGATGAATATCTTCTTTTTTATGTTCTTGGGTACTCCACTTTATTTCGCTTTTTTTACCAGCGAGATCGAGGGTGGAATAAGTGAAATGGGTTGGAACCCTATTGCCTGGATGGTTCTTTGTGGTGGGTTACTTGGAATTGGTATTGCGAAATGTGGCTTTGGCACAGAATGCGCAGTGATGGCACCTGAATCAATTTTTACCAAGCCGGAATTTTATCGTGCGCGGGGTGTACCGTTGTCAACCTATCGACTCTTTCGGGGAATGTTGCCATTTCAAGGATTCATGATGGCCATCGTGATTTTTAATCTTTTTATTCTTTTTTCGTGGCTAACCGGGCATGGGGCAATTCCAAATGCTTCCCGGAAATATGGTCTATATTGGGGGCATTTTCTCGGTGGACCACTCCTAGCAATGGGCGCGGTATTCATGATTGGTTGCGAGGTTCGCACCTATGCGCGTCTTGGATTGGGTTACGGTACCGCGCTGGCGGCCTTGCCAGGGTTTTACGTCGGCTATTTACCCTATACTTTATTTCAAGATCAGATCGACGCAGTGGCATTTAGTCAGGGACTAACTAAATATATTACTCTTCCTCAATGGATGGCAGCAACTCTAGGGGGATCCGAAGCTCTTTGGAGTATTGTCTACAGTCTGTTCCTCGTTAGCTTATTGGTCTTTTCCTTTGAGGGAGGCCGTCGTTTTTTTAGAATCAGTTTGAGTCGACTACTGCGTTCTAATACGGATGAATTGGTCTACCACTCATCTACATAA